AATGCCCTTTGAACATGGAAGAGCCATTTCAACGAGCACCAGAGCTGCAATactaaaacaaagataaaggtgattttgttttgttttgttttgagatagagtcttgctctgtggcccaggctggagtacagtggcacaatcttggctcactgcaacctctgcctgctgggttcaagcaattctcgtgcctcagtctcccgagtagctgggattacaggcatgtgccaccacatctggctaatttttgtatttttagtagagacagggttttgccatgttggccaggctggtctcgaacttcggacctcaggtgatccacccacctcggcctcttaaagtgctgggattacaggcgtgagccactgcacccagtcagatAAAGGCGATTTCTAATCCcagagcacacctgtaatcccagcacttcggaaggccgaggcaagatgattgcttgagcacaggagttcaagaccagcctggacaacacagtgagaccccatttctacaaaaaacaaacaaaatttaaaaatgtgtgtgtatatatctcacGACTCTTTCTTTGACCTAAAACCAAGCAGCCATGAAAGACAAATCATGTAactacataaaagtaaaaatgtctgCATAGCAAAAAGACATgccaaattgggaaaaaaaaaattacagctgaTATTACAAAGGGCTAATTACCCTAATACAGACTTCCTATACATCAAAGGCCAATAACTCAGCAGAAAAATGAGCTAAGGACATGACCAGATAATTCTCAGAAAAGGCAATACAAATTGCTCTTCATATGAAAAAGTACCCAATCATctcttttagtaaaaaaaaatgagataccatttttccCGCCAGTAGcctggcaaaaaaagaaaagacaacatgCTACAGGCAAAGAGAAACAAGCACTCTCACAGGTGGTTGGAGGGACTACAAATCCTGAAGGAGTGTAGTTTGGCAGTCCCTGTCCAAATTCTAAGTGCATGTGCTCTTGGACCCAGTGATCCTACTTGGGAGTTTTTCCTACAGATATATTTGCACACATATGCTATATGCACGGGCTACTGATTGCAGTATTCTTTATAATCAGTGTTTGAAagcaacccaaatggccatcaacaggtgaatggttaaGTAATTACACATGCATGCAGTAGAAGACCATGCAGCTATTGAGAAAAATAGTTCCTCACACCCTGATAGGGAAAGGTGTCCATTGTTCAATGAAAAAGCACAGTGTAGCAAAGTGCATGGGTAGGGCTGGGCAGAGGAGCAGGGTAGGCTTTTCAATATATTCCTGGCCCCTCTGTCTTTCCTCACAGCCATACTGCACCCCAGGGCAGGTTCAGTGCCACCTCTGTCCATCACAGCTTCCCCTGCCAGAGCCTGCATCCCACCAGTATCAGGATCTGCTCAACTGTCCATCTCTACCCCTGGAACTGTGTGCCTCTGGGACAATGACTGGGTCTGGTTTGTTTTGTCCCCATTACCCGTCATGGGCACCGGCCTAGGTAGTGGTTTAAGAGCTCGAATGAATGTGCATGCCCTTTGGCTTCTTGGCCCTGGAGAAGAAGCCCAGCTGGAGCTGTGACCTCCAGCCAGCACTCTGGCCAATGACCTGGACTGAGGTCCTCGTCTGGGCAGGCCCGGAGAAAGTGAATTCCTACCCAACCCGCACAACCTCTCCTCACCTGAGTGCCCTGGTCAGTAGGTGCAATGAATACAATGAAAGGTGAAAGTTCTGCTGTCCGAACAATTTTCAgggtctaggaaaaaaaaaaaaaaaaaaaaaaaagaaggggaggaaggaagaaaaggaaagtgaaaacaaaaaacaaaacaaaacaaaaaacctacataGCTGTCGTAATGGATTCCTTCTAAATAAGCAGCTTTGAGCTTTACCCCAATACTACTTTCCAGCTTTCCCAGTACTACTGTTCTTGTTCCAGGCTGACCCCATTAAAAGTGCTGAAGCAATCCTGAGCCCCCAGAAGATTCCCAAGGAGCACTATCTTTTTCAGCACTCTGTTTGCCATCCCTTGTGTGGCTGAGCCCATCCGTCCCTGCCCTTCCATGCCTACCCACCTGGGGCTCAATGTCAAGGATGGCAATCTTGTCTTGCTTATGAATCTGGTGCACTGTTTCAAATTTGGTGCCAAACATGTTGCCTTGGTAGCTGCCAAACTCCAAGAACTCATTGGCAGAGATGTTCCTTGTCATCTCCTCTGTTGAGATAAAGTGGTACTCCTTCCCATCTTCCTCACTCTTCCTTGGCGGCCGTGTTGTATCTGTGTACAAGAGCCCAGATCCCTGACAAACTCCAGGTCCTCACCCTTTCATGAGGGCTTGGACCATGGTTGTCTGTATTGAAACCCTAGCTGCCTTTGGTGCATTGACTTTAATACAGGGGTTCCTGAAGAGCTGATGCTCGAAAGTGATGTACACCAGGAAATCCCTCCATCTGCCCAGGACACATTCAATTTTTAAGGGGCAAAGCCTAACATAGAAAATTCCTATTATCATTTTCCCTAGATGAAGTTACATCTCTCACACTTCCAAATCTAGGAATAttgaaactcagaaatgaaaacagcagaaaatatttttaaaacagatctaTAGACTATGCTCAGGATCTCTTGGAAATATATTTAAGGTTTCCTTTTCATGACTTGGAAAGAAGAGTACTTTGGTTTACTCTCAGCTCATGTTGTTAAAAATTGGACTATTTTCTATTACTCGTATAAATTGTCTAATCAGTAAAATATGCTCCAGATATTGTAGTTTGAAACACAATCCTCCCAACCTCCCCTCTTTCCATCTTCCATTGACTGTCTACTTTGCCTCCCAGATCACACTTGTCTCTCACCTGGCCCCTTCTCCTCAATCTACAACCACGTGTGATTCTCTTGAAGGAGGAGCCTGTACTGGTTATTTCTGCTTCCCCACTCACTCCTGGGGCCATTTGCTTTCTGCTCCTAATGCGAACCTGGAATAAGTCTACGTCCCTCCGGCAAGGAGACAACTTTCAATGATCCATgtgtaaaaaagcaaaatgaagaaagaataataaaaaaaaaacctaatatgAGGTTTAGAATCTGGTTTTCTATTTTGCTTAGCAGTACAGTAATTCCTCACTTAATATTATTATCAGTAGGTTCTTAGAAAATGTGAGTTTAAGTGAAATCACATGCAGTTGGTCCTTGAATAACACGGTTTAGTTCAACTTCATTTCATTGTATTGTTGATGAGTAAAAAAACTGTTTCTTGTTATATgtcatttcacttaaagtcacagtCTTCGAAGAGCCTATTGACAATATTAAGCGAGGAATGACTGTATTTCTTTCTGGGAACATACACAACTATACCATGCAGCATCACTTCTGGGAATGGAAGAGTTATCAAATTCACCTGATCACTGGCGCTACTCTTCTCCATATCTAGGACTGCTGTTGAGATAGTTTGGGCCTTTCCTAGGCACTGCTTTGATTTAGAAGACATTCCATGAAAATGAGAGGCAGCCTGAATATGAAGAGTGGGATAGCCAAGGAAATCTACCAAGGACATCCACTCAGTGGACTATAAAACCATTCTCAAAGAGAATTAGGCAAATTGCAGGGGAacatgagaaaatgtttaaaaagtaaaatgacaaagTTATATGTATAAACTTTAATACTTAGTAATTTTTAAGGCGGTATAAAATGTTTACTACAGCTTCTGTTATGTAGACAAACAGCACgaataacaataagaaaacagttATTCTGTTAGGTGGAGGAATTGTGGGCACAAATTTTTATCTTTCcatattttgtttagttttaataatcaaacatttaaaataaaataattttaaaaaataaaataacactatgGTATTTCAGATGGAGAGTGGTACTGTGATAAAAAGTGCTACTGATGCCCTGTCCGCCTGTCACCTCCCCTCCACAGTGCCTATGAGCTACTTACATGGGGCAGGGTACACAAACTTCTCCGGATTCTGGCTGAGCAGGGCATTCTTAATGTGGCTGCGACCCACCCCACTGGCTCCTGTGTAGAGAGAGAACATCTTTTGGAAAGCGGGGAGAGGAGCAGGGATCGGGGATAAGATACAGATTTTCCTCTCTCGGCACTCAAAGCTGCCAACAGGTGAACATGAGTTCGGGTTCCATGTGGGCTGGAGTCAGGGCCTTTAAGCTGTCAGAAGATTTGGGGCCACCAAGGGGCTTCAGGTCCTTTTTTCCATTTCGGGGAGAAGGCTCTTTCTGAGGACTAAGGGTTGGGACTCAGAATGTAACTGTCACTTCTGCAGAGGAGCCAGCGAACACAGGAGGCTTTCtggttattttctaaaatttcttcaaaattaatGGAACTGAATTTAAGCCAGTGTTTTTACTAGAAATTTTACCAAAACCTTAATGTAGATCCTCTAACCAACTAAAGTTTCAACTCTAAAGACAGGAAGGTGAGCAGCCCGCCAGAGGCAAAGCCTACATACCTGGGTTTGAAGCAAGGACTTACTCTGTTTCAGGTCAGAGTCACTGCTTGGGGGAAGCTTCCAAGGCTTATATGGGTGACTGACAGTTCAGAATACTAACAAAATGCTAGCGAAGCTCTCCaacatatttgctttaaaaagcaTATCACTGCCAGTGGACAGATGAACAAAGAGCAAAACCTTGTTTCGGACCTGCCAGCATGAAACCTAACCAAAGAGAATTCGTTGCTAAATAGTAGAGAAACTTATAAGGTTTAGTTTCACTTGTGAGGTGGACCCAGATGGGGTGCATGTGAGGATTCAGAAAATTCCTTACACCTGCTCTATGTGGAGAACCCAAGAGACCTcacttattttcttcctcactgcCTTTTTCTGGGGTGGGCACATGATGCAGGcaggaaaataaagacagaaatgtGCAAATGAGAAGATACCGATCAGCACCAGGGTCTTCCTCTTGAATGCAGGGAGCCGAACGACTTCCTCGTAGGAAACAACATCCAACTGATCAAAAACTAGAGACAAAGAAAACCAAGCAGTGTTCATTTCCAGAGCTGAGAAGAACAGTGTTCCACACTCTGAAGTGGGAAAGAACCTCACGATATCTCAACAAGCAGGGAGGAAGTGACTAGAGATGAGGCTATTGACCCAGCTGCTCAAGATGGAGACCTGGTGTCATCCTGACTCTCCACCCCCTCACCTGCTCACAACCCAAGACTGCCATGATCATTCCCTGGCTGGTGGTGTGCATGTGACATCTCAGAAAGAGAAATGCAGATGGAAAGCTGACCGTGTGAattctctgctcaaaacccttcaCTAGCTCCACAGTCTGTAGTACAAAATTGAAAACGCTAGGGAGGGTGCACGAAGCTCCTATGACCTGGTCCTGGCCTCTCCCTCTGGCCTGTGTTCTTGCCCCACTTCTCCTCTCCCACCACAGATGTTCTGGCCACATCTACTTCTGTGTGAGGGGTGGGGTGATGAGTAGGTGTAGGCAGACCACTAGTCCTCCTTTACCTCCACTGGTCTGACTGCGGCAAGCTTGTGAAGATGGattcaataaaaagaaaccagaagaaaTTATATGCTTTATGTAGAATGTGCCTTCCGCTGCACACTGCACCACCTCCCCTTTTCTGCTGGTTACAGAGACTGGGAAACACACGAATGCTGGAGGAGCCTGGGGCAAGAAGGCTCAGAAAGCTTACTCGAGCTGTGCTTGGCCAGATATTTGTCTTTgtacttcttcttcttcccaaAGGGACTGCAGCTCGGGGCTTCGCTAGGAGCTGACTGAGCTATACTTGCCACTCGCCTGGTAGGAAAAGACAATCAAGGGGTCAgctttcctccccctcccctcatAACCCCCTAGTCACTCATTCCCTAATGCCCTTCACTCTCTGAGTGTCCGTTACAGTGGGACATAATGTGTGCAAAGCGCCCCATACGCTGTTTGGTGCATCTTGCACTGTGCCCTGCCCTCAGTCAGGGACCTGGCCCCTTGAGTCTGTGTCATCCAGTACCTGTCAGCACATTCTGGACACAACGCACAAACAACGTGCTTTCTTTGGTCTAGACCATCAAGGTCTCAAACCTTTATGACCCTAAGAAATACACTGTACATTGCAAGCCAGTATTATACATACATCTataaacaaaacacatacacacaccccacatatatatatctaaaacAACTGCTTCACAAAACAATAACTTGTATTACTACATGTAATAGATTCTAATATTTCTATTCAATGTCAACCCCACAAGGGTTGTAATCTTTACACTGGGGTAATTTTGCACAGGCAGAGGGAGGCTCAGTGTTGGATATGTTATAGGTTGGAactgttttgtgaatttttttggGAGCAATCTGACTCAGGGAcaggaattattttttctatgtacCAGAAATGTGCCTAAAGGACACATACTTAAATGTGACTGTTTTCTGCAGGACTCCAAGGAAATCCCAGAAACAGTATGGCTGGTAGAAGTGCACTAGCTTGGGAGATAGGAGACCAGGGAGGGCTCCGTCCCAGCACTGTCACGTGCTTTGTAACTATGGGGAAAACGTTTAAGGAAGCAAGAGGCCCACATAGGAATGAAGAGCTATTTGGGCTCCCTTGCCTGTAGTTGCCTCTTTAACCCTCCCCCACCCATTATGCCAGGAAATCTAGGAGGTCTCCTTGGTCAAGAAACAGAAACTACAAACAAAATGACAGATTTTCTGAAGCTAAGTTATTTGTGGCAGGCACATGGCCCTTCCGCCTGCACAAAAATGGCTCACCATTCCTGTAGTTCAGGGGAAGGGATCAATCCTGCTGACTCCTTGGAGGAGCCTTCCACCCGTCCCTGCCACCAATTGCTGTCATCCTTGTTGATAATCTGGATAATGTCCCCAGTAGCAAACTTCAGTCCCGCCTCCTTGCAAGGGATCAGGTTGTCCTTTTTGGGATCATAGTCAAACTGCGCTCTCATGAACACCtaaaaagaaggcaaaaggaaCTGCAGGCGGCAGCTTCAAAAGAAACACCAGCATCAGAGCATGTCCTGCTGTAAACAAATTGGGTCAAGATACACAAATCTGACAAGAATCTTACAATTTCTCTCTGCAACAGAGATGTAAAAACgccaaacaaaatattagcaagtcaAATTTAGCTAtgtataaaaagtataataaatcaCACCCAAACAGGATCTAGTTCAGCAATATAAGAAGGTTTACTACCTGAAGGCCAATAAATTCACCACAttaacataaaaatggaaaaagatcaTATGATCccctcaacagatgcagaaaaagcctatGATAACATTCAAAACCCATTCAAGATTAAAATTCTTAGCAAACTTGGAATAGAAGGGAAGTTCTTTATTGTGAGAAAGAATACCTACAAAAACCCTACATCCAGCGTCATACTTCTCAGTGAAAGATTAAAAGCtttacccccttttttttttaaaggacatgggtcttgctatgttacccaggttggtctcgaactcctgggctcaagcaatccacccgccttggcctcccaaagtgctaggattacaggcgtgagccaccacacctggccagctttccttttaagatggaaaaataaacaaaaatgcctgCTATCATCACTTCCACTGAGATATGGTGCAGATGCCTCTTTTATCCAAATTGACATGCAGGTTTGGCATAGGGATAAACAAACAGtacaatggaaaagaataaataggCCTGTAAATATCACTCATGACAAAAGTGATGGTGTACAGTAAATGATACTGGTTCAATTGGTATCCATATGGAAAAACTGGAATCTTGACCTCTTACCTTACAATATGTATAACAATGAATCCCAGATGGGTTGTGGATCCAAATGTGAAAAATCAAACAAGTAagcatttagaagaaaacataggagaatatCTTAACCTTGTAGTAAgtacaaacttttaaaacaagACGTAAAAAGTGCTAATCAGAAAAAAGTGGTAgattggatttcattaaaattgagAGTTTCTAGTCATTAACAGGAACCATGAAGAAAATAAGCCACAGAAGAAGAGAACATACTTGGGATGCATATGACAAAGGACtcttatccagaatatatgaggaACTCCTACAAATCAGTGAAAAGCCTTGAATTGGCATCTTACAAAAGAGGATACCCAAGtggaaaaaaaacatataaaaaggagTTTACcctcactagtcattagagaattTTTAGaatcacaatgtgataccaccatCAGGATGGCCAAAGGgcgaaaaaaaaaaccaaacaaatcagACAATGGTAAGTATTGGTGAGAATATAGAATAACCAGAACTGTCATACTATGCAGCTGGGGATGTCACATGGTTCAGCTACTATTTGGCAATATCATCTAAAGATGAAGACACACATATACTACAACCTGGCAATTCTACTCTCAAAAGAAAggcatttttctccatttttctgttAACGTGGTGAATTCATTGCCCTTCAGGCAGTAAATCTTCTCGTATTGCTGAATTAGATCCTGTTTGGTTAATGGCAGCACTACGTAAGACCAAAAAAGCTGACTGAATAAATTGTAGCATGTTCatacaatgaatgaatgagaatgaaGCAATATAGGCGATTCTCATAAACATAATACTAAGTGAATAAAATGAGACACCAAAGAATTCATACTGCATAATTCAATgttaatacatttcaaaaaggGGCAAAACTCATCCCTGCTGTTAGAAGTCAGGGTTATGGTGGGCCTTGAGGAAACAGGCATGGTGGGGCTGGGGGCGGTGGTCTTAGGCTGCTGGCATATTCTGTCTCTTGAGCTGGGTGCTGGTTGCATGGgtgtgttcagtttgtgaaaaatTCATCCAGTTTTATACTTGTGATGTGTGCCCTTTGTTGAATATATACCCATATATGCCAAAACTTCAATTTAAAAGTTTACTTAAGAAAATTATACCATCATACTACAAGTAACCTGCAATAGAAACTTCAgatgtattcttttaaatatctcCTTCTTCCACATTGACTTGCCATGGCCCTGTCCAATCTATTCCTCTACTGGCTGATGAGCTGTGTGCAAACTGGGAACCATTTCTCTTTATGTCACCTCCATGTTCTAGCACAGTACTTTGTACATGGTAGATCCTCAATAAATTGTCAATGAGTGCTCAACAGAttctatcttctttctttctttacttcgcCACTATCAATCACAGGgctttattattgctattttaaaagttatttgccAATTTGCTTGGTGAAAACTGGTGTCCCATGCatatttcaatttgcatttctttgatgacaggtaagataaaatatttttttcatatgttcaacGCTCATTTGTAGTTTTCGTCCTGTGAATGATCTCTTCATTCCCTTTACCCATTTTCCTCTTGGAGTTGTATTGATTCCTTACCATCTGTAGAATAAGATTACCCTCTCCCTTCCTACCTGATCACTAGCAGCAAAGGCTCATTCATTCTCTACTACTGTCGTCACTATGTTCTCCCTTGAGGAAAGGGGAATGAGCTCCTGTATTTTATACCAGGCAGGGAATAATGGGACCCTGAGCCAAGCAGCTACACACTTGTGAGATACTTAGAACTTATCCCTTATAATCAAATTTCAAAGAATACAAGACAAATGGCCCAACTCCTGCCATCATGACAACAGAGAAAATGGTGCCCACCCACCTGTAGTGCAGGAAGACGGCTTTGCTGGTTGGGAATTACTTTTAATGAGATCATTCCTTTGgtttctttctatttaaaaaaatggacatAAAATTGTACAGAAAACTCAGTTGAATGATGTGATCATTCATTCAAAGTCCCAGGTTTTTTTCCCCAACAACCATCTTTATATTTTGAGATTCTGTAGGACAATTCCTCCTTTAATACAAAAGTATCATGTGCCCCATAAAGCAGCATAACAATATGAAGACATGCAAAGAGTAACAAAGAAAAGCTAACTAAAGACTTTTccgagctgggcacggtggcttacgcctgttgtaatcccagctctttgggaggctgaggtgggtgcatcgtctaagatcaggagttcgagactagcctggccaacatggtgaaaccccgtctctactaaaaatgcaaaaattagccaggcgtgatggtgggtacctgtaatcccagctactcgggaggatgaggcaggagaatcgcttgaacccaggaagcggaggttgcagtgagccgagatcgcgccattgcactccagcctgggtgacagagcgaaactccatctcaaaaaaaaaaaaaataaataaataaataaataaaaacttttcctcCCCAAAAAGTCCCGAAGAAGTTCCTAAAAATGAACTATGGCACATATATATCCAAGCCTTTCCCTATACCAATAAAAgcattacaaatatttatatacattatacatatacatacatatgtattgtttgtttttaacaaaatggGATTCTACTATACACATGATAACTTGCTTTACTTCATTTGGCATTACTTCATGGAATACCAGATTGATGCTCCGGGTTATTTGCCCTGCTTtagaattttatgaaataaaggcagaaaattaTCATTTCTTACACAAAATAAAGACTAGCAGTGAAAAGAGCCCCCTCAAGAAGGTACAAATACTTTGACAGAAAGACAAGGTCACTGATACCAATGTGGATCAGCACTTATGGAGACAATGGAAGGTCTTCATCTAGCATAGAAAATACCCACCATCGCCTTCTGCAGCTGATCCACTGAATGATTAGTCACATTTGTGCCATTGATTTCTAGGATCTCATCCCCCACGTGAAGAGAGCCTGCcatgaaatgaaaaatcaatcCACAAAAGAACAAAGGTTCAAACAGGAGCTGTTGATGTAACTCAAGATACCACAGAAGAGAAACCAGGATTTACAGCATGTTATGAAACAGATTGCGTCAAATACTCAGG
This portion of the Macaca thibetana thibetana isolate TM-01 chromosome X, ASM2454274v1, whole genome shotgun sequence genome encodes:
- the MPP1 gene encoding 55 kDa erythrocyte membrane protein isoform X2; its protein translation is MTLKASEGESGGSMHTALSDLYLEHLLQKRSRPEAVSHPLNTVTEDMYTNGSPAPGSPAQVKGQEVRKVRLIQIEKVTEEPMGITLKLNEKQSCTVARILHGGMIHRQGSLHVGDEILEINGTNVTNHSVDQLQKAMVFMRAQFDYDPKKDNLIPCKEAGLKFATGDIIQIINKDDSNWWQGRVEGSSKESAGLIPSPELQEWRVASIAQSAPSEAPSCSPFGKKKKYKDKYLAKHSSIFDQLDVVSYEEVVRLPAFKRKTLVLIGASGVGRSHIKNALLSQNPEKFVYPAPYTTRPPRKSEEDGKEYHFISTEEMTRNISANEFLEFGSYQGNMFGTKFETVHQIHKQDKIAILDIEPQTLKIVRTAELSPFIVFIAPTDQGTQTEALQQLQKDSEAIRSQYAHYFDLSLVNNSVDETLKKLQEAFDQACSSPQWVPVSWVY
- the MPP1 gene encoding 55 kDa erythrocyte membrane protein isoform X1, with amino-acid sequence MTLKASEGESGGSMHTALSDLYLEHLLQKRSRPEAVSHPLNTVTEDMYTNGSPAPGSPAQVKGQEVRKVRLIQIEKVTEEPMGITLKLNEKQSCTVARILHGGMIHRQGSLHVGDEILEINGTNVTNHSVDQLQKAMKETKGMISLKVIPNQQSRLPALQVFMRAQFDYDPKKDNLIPCKEAGLKFATGDIIQIINKDDSNWWQGRVEGSSKESAGLIPSPELQEWRVASIAQSAPSEAPSCSPFGKKKKYKDKYLAKHSSIFDQLDVVSYEEVVRLPAFKRKTLVLIGASGVGRSHIKNALLSQNPEKFVYPAPYTTRPPRKSEEDGKEYHFISTEEMTRNISANEFLEFGSYQGNMFGTKFETVHQIHKQDKIAILDIEPQTLKIVRTAELSPFIVFIAPTDQGTQTEALQQLQKDSEAIRSQYAHYFDLSLVNNSVDETLKKLQEAFDQACSSPQWVPVSWVY